The following DNA comes from Nicotiana sylvestris chromosome 10, ASM39365v2, whole genome shotgun sequence.
AGGAACGTGACCCACTTAAAACGATACTACTATTGAGGTACAACCCCattcatttcttttctttacatattagactaacacttgcaggtaaCGATCAAGGAATGATACACCTTTTAGGCTTGAAATCACGCGTTGCACTATTTTTTCCTTGGActggttttgtcccaaatgggttttttggTAAGGATTTTAACGAGACAACaatggatcgtgctaacttagaattgaagaGTGGCTATAAACTAGAGTCAAGGACTACATTAGCAGTATCCAAGACCCCTCTATGATCggcctcaaatactgggggccaTCACCCTCGGATAATAATTTTGGCAAGGAAAGAAACTTTATGCTCGAATAACCTAGGCTCGGTGgataggatttattgtaagggccaaactTTCAAATGAATCATGCCCACATAGACCACCCAAGCCTTGACACGAAGCTTGCACACATTTTTAACCTTGTATATTATgcacaaaaatgaaagaaagtttcTACCTTGTGGATAAATATTTGTCCCTTAAAAATTTCTATAATCGGTCCCCTAAAGACATCGAGCCCAAGGGCCACCTCTGTCAGGATCCAAGAGATCACCCTCACTTGGGGATTGTCGTCCAAGGTAGGCTATGACGGCCCATGATATCGAAGCCCAGGGGCACAAAGCCTATTAGGCAGTACCCGAACTTTAAAGGCTACGATCATCCCCATTCTAGGACTGTTGTCCTGGGCAAGCCCGGATGATACGGGGTAACGAGCCCATTGGGTGACACCCGAACTTAAAAGGCTACAGCTGTCTTAGAACGGCTTGGAGACGTCCTAGATCCGTAGCCAAAACAAGAGGCCTCCTAAATTTATAAACCGATtcaaaaggctaccctcggcaaaattgTAATCTAAAATATTCTATATACTTTGGGGAAAGATTCCAGTCATACCGGTCCCCCACAATTCTTAAGTAAAATAATATCGAGAATAAGCCTTGTTCGAACCTCCGAACAAGACCTAATTATTACGTGCTAAGGCATTCGAAATCTTTGCAATCGTaaagaaaagagcaaaaagaaACAAGCTTAAAAATAGTCAAAGGGAAAAAgggccttatatatatatatatatatatataaaatccagacgGCCTCAACGAAAAGTACAAAAttgcaaaaacaaagaaaaatctaCAAAGAACCTAAGCAACATGTTCTTCACCGTAGCCAGCCTCATCATCGGGACCGTCTGGGTCTTCTCTGCCCACGGATCCGCCGGAGCCCTCGGAGTCTTCCTCATCCTCAGGATATGCAAACTTCTTGGCCTCGTCCTCGAGCTTCCTAGCATTTTTTATCTTGGCCGATAAATCGAAACCCCGAGCATAAACCTCCTCAAGGGCCTCCCTTCGAGACTGCCACTTCACATATTCAACGATGTCTTTCAGGCGGTCCTGGGCTGCCTCAACATTAGATTTATACTGGGCCACCATCTCCTCGGCATTGGCCCTGGTTATTTCAGCCACTGACTTAGCTGTTCTAAGCTCCTTGACGAGGGTATCCCGATCGATAACAGCCAAGCCCAGTTGAGACTGGAGGTCCTCGATTTTTGAGACCGGGCCTCGGCTTTCTCTCTCACCCGAAGTTGAGCCTCCATCGAGGCCAGTTACGCCCGTCCAGTCTCCTTCTCCTAGGCCAAACAATCCATATTGCCCTTCTACTCTTCGGCCTCGACCTTGATTACATCCATATCGGCTCGGAATCGGTCGATCCGGTCAAGCTTCTATTGGACCTGCGGGTTCTGACCGTTAGTCATCGTGTCTAGATCATCATCACTAGCTTCAAAGATTTTTACCTGTTCCACCAGGTCAGCATGTTCTTTCTGAGCAGTGTCCAACTCAGCTCGAAGGCTCTTGACTTCTCCTTCACATTGCTCGCTGAGAAGCTTATATATGTCTCTCTTTTCAACAAGCTCTTTGACTTCGGCCTCGAGTTGGCTCATCTCGTCCTGATAGCGGAGGAAGGTCTCGTTGTGAAGCACTGGGGCCTACAAGATGAGGAAAGGAAAAAGCATTAGAACCCTCAGAAACGGAGTCCGAAAATAAAAGGGAATAACAAACACCTTACCCGGTTCAGCGCCTGTTGCGCTTCGTTGAACAAATATGGCGCGTCCACCTCATTCATTTTTGCCTGGTCTTCTTGGCTACCAAGCACCGGAGGTAACTAGCTATCCCGATAAGGGAGGAGAAAACCCGGGCATCCTCCGGAATGGTGATGATAATTGATCACTTCTGCCCAGGATCTGCACTTGGGGTGGGGAACCGGTTGACTAGTCTCAAGCTCGAGTTAGGCCCACCTGCCTCCGAGGATGAACTTTTCCTCGGTACCTTTAAGTTACCTAACCTAGTGACATCTTGTATGGCGGTGGAGTCCATGCCATCAAAAAAGCAGCGGAGGGGATCGTCCACTATGTGGGCCCCTTGTTGTACATAGACTCGGTAAATGAGGGTGACATGAAAATGTCTATCACACTGAGTCCCTCCTTCGGGGCACTACTGGCATCCCGGGACGTCTCTGTCCTGGCCTACTCATTGACCTCCCTAGACTGAGGAAGTTCGGTCTCGTATGTCTCTTGTTCAACGGCCCCTGCTCTTCGAGGGGAGATGGCTCGCGGGCCACAAAAGGCTCTTTCCCCTCAGACTCGTCCCTAAGCAGGTAAAGTAAGTCTGAATCTGGTGCTTGGGAGCTGGTATTTTCTTTTGGCTCACGCACCAGGCTTCTCCTTGGTTTCTTTTTCTCCGAGCTTGGGGAACTCGGAACCCTCCTCCTTTTCCTCTCTCCGACCTGCTTGGAGCAGGAGACTCAACAGGTAAGTCCTTGTCCCTGACCGAAGGCCTAAGCTCGATGGTCTTAGGCAAACAtgtaaaagaaaataaaggagcTAAGAACACGATGCTAGAAGAAAAGTTCAATATGACTTGATCGGTAAAGGAACCTTACGATGGGAACGGGCCTCCCAACAGCCTTTCGAAAGTTTGTTCCATGAGCGCTCGAAGTAGGGCATCTGTGACACAATACCCTCAACCCACTCCTTGAGCCAGGGAATAGTGTTCGGAACTCGAGCAAGGGCTGCACCACAACAAACACCGATAAGAAAAGGGAAGATAAAGCATAAAATTGACACTTAAAAGAAGTTGTACTTATGTGATACATGTACCAGTTCGGTGGTCCTCACACCCAGACAAAATGTCCTTGCCTACCCAGATCCCAATCCTTATCGATGCTCGAAAATGTGGCTTTGCTGGCGTACAAGCTTTATCAGTCCCTCTCGGAAGATTCGGGGACTATCTAAGCGGAGAAGATGATTGATGGTGAACGAGCACTTATCGATTTTTTTCACAAAGAATTGgaggaggatcacgatcctccatTGCGATGGTGAAATTTGGCCGAGGCATACGTCATACCTCCTGCAGAAGTCTAAGATGACCGAATTCGTAGGACCCAATGTAAacggataagtgtaaacacttagatatCCCTCTCATGGATTGTAATGGCCTTCTCAGGGTCGAGGACCACTTTATCTTTGTCAGCCCAATTGCAGTCTTTTCGGACCGTGGGGAGATCCTCTTTAGTGATTGAGCAGATACATCTCGAGGCCTCCTCACACCGACCCTGTACAGAGAAGGCTTCTTGATGGTAGgttataattatatattttggcCATTAATTGCACTCTAATTCGCTGCACTTTActagtgtttgagctttgaatgGTATTATTTTGCACTAAGTGTGTGTTTTATGCTTTGTAGGAGCAATTTCGAGTTTCAATGAGGTTTTGGAGCTAAATAAAGCTattctggagctttgaagtctgagtaaaagcccatgGATTAAATtaggatcgtgttcggggatcaatggACATTAGTGCACTTAACGAGAGACATGAAGAAATGAACAGGAAGCCACCCAGGTGCGCGAGCGTGTATTGGGCTCGCAAGATAAGCAGAACACTATCCAAAGTGCGCGGCCATATGCGCGATCACCTGCCTAGGTGCACGGCCGCGCATGTCCAGTCCGAAAAACTTTCCCAAGCCTATTTTGGTAATTGTAGAGGCGATTCCTCTTGACCTATATGAAGCCTAGCTCGTCTAAAAAGAGTGTGTCTTGGATTTTTAGAGCAACTTTTGGGAGAGAAGAAGGCGAGGAAGCAACAGAAACGCAAAATACTTGATCCAATTCATTCAATACGGAAGTTTGAGTGAATTTGGAAAATTGTAAtgtcttcttgttcttctaataCTCTTGCGATGAATATTTTCTCCATTATGGAGTAATATTTCTTAGGGTTATTGACGGATGTTGTGATTTGACTA
Coding sequences within:
- the LOC138879576 gene encoding peroxisomal and mitochondrial division factor 1-like — encoded protein: MNEVDAPYLFNEAQQALNRAPVLHNETFLRYQDEMSQLEAEVKELVEKRDIYKLLSEQCEGEVKSLRAELDTAQKEHADLVEQELRTAKSVAEITRANAEEMVAQYKSNVEAAQDRLKDIVEYVKWQSRREALEEVYARGFDLSAKIKNARKLEDEAKKFAYPEDEEDSEGSGGSVGREDPDGPDDEAGYGEEHVA